CAGCGGGATGCGCTCGGCCGTCGTGTAGATCTGCTCGCCGTACTCGGCGAACCAGTCGTCGAATCCGGCGAGATCGGTCAGCGGGCTCTCCACAGCCGCCGCCGACCGGGCGATACGGGCCGTCACATCGGCCATCTGGACTCCTCGTCGTGGGTGCAGGCGTGGCGGGGCGTACGCGGCTCGTCCGGCGCGGCGGGTCAGTCGGCGGGGGTCTCCCAGGTCGCCCGCATCGCCTCGGCCAGCGGGATCCGCGGTTTCCAGCCGAGCAGTTCGCCGGCCAGGCCGATGTCGGCCAGGGTCCAGCCGCCGCCCTTGCTCGCGATGGGCCCGTCCTCGACCCGGATCGCCTCCGGCGGCAGCCCCGAGGCGGTGACCAGCAGGTCCACCAGCTCGCGCATGGCGGTGGCCTCGCCGCGGCCGATGTTGACGACCCGTCCGGTGGCCGCCGACGTCACGGTGAGGACCACGGCCTCGGCCAGGTCGCGGACATCGATGAAGTCCCGCCGGGCGTCCGCGACCCGCAGGGTCACCGGGTCGCTCGCGTCCGCGGCCCGCAGCCGGTCGACGACCGCCCCGAGGAAGCTGGCCCGGGTGGTGCGGGGGCCGCACACGTTCACCGCGCGCAGCACCAGCCCGTCCACCCGGCCGGCCCGGGTGGCGTCGAGCACCAGCTCGGAGCCGGCCAGCTTGGTACGCGCGTACATGGTGGCCGGCCGGGGCTCCAGGTCCTCGCCGATGGCGAGCGGCTCGGCCACCGGACCGTACTCGTGGATGGAGCCGACGTGGATCAGCCGCGGCCGGTCCTCCATCAGCGTCACGGCCTTCAACAGGCGCTCGACCAGGGTGATGTGGGCGTACCGCATCTCCTCCTCGGTCGTGCCCCAGCCGCCCGTCACATTGACCACGGTCCGCACCCGGTGCCGGGTGAACAGCCGGGCGAGTTCGGCGGGCGGGACCGCCGCCACGTCCAGGCCGGCGAAGACGTGCCCGGCCACCGCGGGGCCGCCGCGCCGGGCGACGGCCAGCACCTCGTGCCCCTCGCGGGCCAGCGCCGCGCTCACACAGCGGCCGACGCAGCCGGTGGCCCCGAGCACCGCGACCCGGGAGCCCCCGGCCGGCGGCCGGCCGCTCAGGGCCGCCACAGCGCGGCCTCGATCCGACGGCACTTGTCGTACTCCGGCAGGCCGCCCTCCGCCCGCACCTGGGCGAGCGGGGGCGCGGCCGTGTCCCGTGCGGACAGCAGCGGCGCCACGTCCGTCGGGATCGGCAGCCCGAGCGCCGGGTCGAGCGGGGACAGGGACAGCTCGTGCCGGGCCTCGTAACTCCCGGAGAGCATGTACGACATCACCGTGTCGTCCTCCAGGGCGATGAAGGCGTGGCCGACACCGACCGGGAAGTACATGGCGCCGAAGGTCTCCTGGTCGAGCACGGAGGAGTCCCAGCGGCCGAAGGTGGGCGAGCCGACGCGGATGTCCACCACGATGTCGATGGCGCGGCCCCGGGCGCAGTACACGTACTTGGCCACGCCCGGCGGGGTGACCGTGTAGTGGATACCCCGGACGGTGCCGCGTTTGGACATGCTGTGGTTGGACTGCGCGACGGGGAAGAGGGGGTGGCCGAGGGCCTCCACGAACGCCGGTTCCTGGTACGGCGAGGTGAACAGGCCGCGGTCGTCCTCGAAGACGGGCGGGTTGAAGGCGTACGCGCCGGACACGGCGAGTTCGCGGAACTTCACGGCGGTGGTCATCTACAGCTCCCCCCGGACGGTGCCGGCGGCGGCCGGGGCCGCGCGGTGTTCCGCCACCAGTTTCTCCAGCAGCGGGACGATGTCGTTGGGGCTCGGCGTCCCCACCATCTCCCGGCGGATCCGCGCGCAGTTCTCCGCGAACGACGGGTCGTCCAGCAGCCGCAGCACGTGGTCGCGCAGGTCCTGCGCGGTGTAGTGGTCGACGTCGTGCAGATAGAGGCCCGCGCCCGTCTTCTCCAGCTGCTTCGCCTTGTGGATGGTGTCCCAGACCATGTCGGGCACGATCAGCTGCGGGACACCGTGCGCGAGCGCCGTCTGGAAGGTGCCGCTGCCGCCGTGGTGGATGACCGCGGCACAGGTCGGCAGCAGGGCGTTGAGCGGGACGAAGTCCACGGCCCGTACGTTGTCGGGGAGTTCGAGTCCGGCGAGCTGCTTCTCGTTGAGGGTGGCGACCACCTCGACGTCCAGCTCCGCGAGTGCCGAGACGAGTTCGCCGATCGAGGCGCGGTCGCCGTCCAGCACCTCGCGGTGGGCCACGCCCAGCGTCAGACAGACCCGGCGCTTCTTCGGCGGCTCGTGCAGCCACTCCGGTATGACGGCCTGGCCGTTGTAGGGGATGTACCGCAGCGGGACGAACGGCTGCCTCACCGGGAACCGCATCGACGGGGGCACCGGGTCGATGGTCCACTGGCCGACCGCCACCTCCTCCTCGAACCCGGCGCCGTAGCGGCCGAGCGTCCAGGTCAGCCACTCGCGCAGCGGATCGTCCCGCTGCTCGGGCAGCCGTTCCGCCTGGAGGTCGAGGAAGGTCTCGCGCATCCGCCCCAGCAGGTCGAGCCCGAACAGCAGCCGGGCGTGGGCGGCGCCGGTGACCCGCGCGGCCACCGGTCCGGCGAAGGACAGCGTGTCCCAGACGACGAGGTCGGGCTGCCACTCGCGGCTGAACGCGACCAGGTCGTCGATCATGCGTTCCGGGCAGGAGTTCTGGAAGGCCATCGCCGTCATCGAGGTGAACACCCCGAGGACGTGGTCCCAGGTCAGCATCTCGGGACGGGTCTCCGTCATGTCCATCCCGGCTTCCGCCTGGCTCTCCATGATCTCGGCGTCGTCACCCAGGCCCTCGTTGACCCGCTGCATCTGCTCCTCCAGGAGCAGTGGCTCACCGACGCACACGGCGGTCAGCCCGGTACGGGTGATGTCCTCCGCGAGGTCCGGCTGGCTGGCGATACGGACCTCGTGGCCGGCGGTCTGGAGGGCCCAGGCCAGCGGGACCTGGGCATGCATATGGGACTTCGCGGCGAACGTGGTGAACAGGACCTTCATCGATCTCCCTCTTCGCGGGGCGGATGGTGGCGTGCGGCGTGTCTCACTGCCCGTCGTGGCCGACGTACCGGTGCTTCACCAGCCAGCCGTCGCCGTTCCCTTCTCCGTCCTCGCCCCCGTCGGCGACGAGGACGTCCTGGCACGACGTGCTCAGCCGGATCTGCGGAGCGGCGTCCGTCGCGGTGGCCACGACCAGGGCGTCGTAGCCCGTGCGCACCGAGCCGTCCGGGAACCGCCAGGCGGCCGGCAGGCCCAGCCAGTGCCGGCGGACCGTGCCGACGGGTGCCGCGGGCCGGTTGCGCACCGCCGCCGCGATGGCCGCCCGGCCGCGCACCGGTTCGGCGAACGAGCTCTGGTCGAAGGCCCCGTCCTCGGTGAAGGTGGCCGCCCAGGCGTCCCCCTCGCCCTCGTCCAGGAGCCGCATCTGCCGGGCGTAGAAACGCTGGATCGAGGCGTACTCGGCGGGCGGCACCGGGGTGGCCCTCGCCCGCCCCTCCGCGTACTCCTTGGCGTGCCGCATGGTGATCGTGCTGTTGCCGCCGAGCGCGTCCCGGACGAAGGTGCGGGCGTCGGCGGTGGTGGCGTCGGAACCGAGGACCCTGGTGACGGCCGCGGCGTTGACGACCACGGTGTGCCGCGAGACGGCCACACAGCCGGACGGGATCTCCCGTACCGTCCACTCCCCGGTGTGCACGGACATCAGGGCCGGGGTCTGCAGCTGCTTGTACGAGATCCGCCCGTCGGGCAGGCAGATCCGCACCGAGGCCGTGGTGTGCGTCGAGCCGTCGGGCGTACGGGTGTCC
This sequence is a window from Streptomyces ortus. Protein-coding genes within it:
- a CDS encoding NAD-dependent epimerase/dehydratase family protein; amino-acid sequence: MAALSGRPPAGGSRVAVLGATGCVGRCVSAALAREGHEVLAVARRGGPAVAGHVFAGLDVAAVPPAELARLFTRHRVRTVVNVTGGWGTTEEEMRYAHITLVERLLKAVTLMEDRPRLIHVGSIHEYGPVAEPLAIGEDLEPRPATMYARTKLAGSELVLDATRAGRVDGLVLRAVNVCGPRTTRASFLGAVVDRLRAADASDPVTLRVADARRDFIDVRDLAEAVVLTVTSAATGRVVNIGRGEATAMRELVDLLVTASGLPPEAIRVEDGPIASKGGGWTLADIGLAGELLGWKPRIPLAEAMRATWETPAD
- a CDS encoding dTDP-4-dehydrorhamnose 3,5-epimerase family protein; the protein is MTTAVKFRELAVSGAYAFNPPVFEDDRGLFTSPYQEPAFVEALGHPLFPVAQSNHSMSKRGTVRGIHYTVTPPGVAKYVYCARGRAIDIVVDIRVGSPTFGRWDSSVLDQETFGAMYFPVGVGHAFIALEDDTVMSYMLSGSYEARHELSLSPLDPALGLPIPTDVAPLLSARDTAAPPLAQVRAEGGLPEYDKCRRIEAALWRP
- a CDS encoding activator-dependent family glycosyltransferase → MKVLFTTFAAKSHMHAQVPLAWALQTAGHEVRIASQPDLAEDITRTGLTAVCVGEPLLLEEQMQRVNEGLGDDAEIMESQAEAGMDMTETRPEMLTWDHVLGVFTSMTAMAFQNSCPERMIDDLVAFSREWQPDLVVWDTLSFAGPVAARVTGAAHARLLFGLDLLGRMRETFLDLQAERLPEQRDDPLREWLTWTLGRYGAGFEEEVAVGQWTIDPVPPSMRFPVRQPFVPLRYIPYNGQAVIPEWLHEPPKKRRVCLTLGVAHREVLDGDRASIGELVSALAELDVEVVATLNEKQLAGLELPDNVRAVDFVPLNALLPTCAAVIHHGGSGTFQTALAHGVPQLIVPDMVWDTIHKAKQLEKTGAGLYLHDVDHYTAQDLRDHVLRLLDDPSFAENCARIRREMVGTPSPNDIVPLLEKLVAEHRAAPAAAGTVRGEL
- a CDS encoding SRPBCC family protein — encoded protein: MAHEVHTTEHTITVAAAPEAVFGLVERAEDWPFVFPPSLHVEYLERSGDEERLRIWATANGEVKSWTSRRTLDRDGLRIRFRQEVSQDPVAAMGGEWIVEALPGGGSRVRLLHDFRAVDDLERNVAWILEAIDRNSGAELAALESAALRTGTDEAPYTFEDSVRIDAPAQEVRDFLHDAGRWQERLPHVARVLLKEDTPDVQHLEMDTRTPDGSTHTTASVRICLPDGRISYKQLQTPALMSVHTGEWTVREIPSGCVAVSRHTVVVNAAAVTRVLGSDATTADARTFVRDALGGNSTITMRHAKEYAEGRARATPVPPAEYASIQRFYARQMRLLDEGEGDAWAATFTEDGAFDQSSFAEPVRGRAAIAAAVRNRPAAPVGTVRRHWLGLPAAWRFPDGSVRTGYDALVVATATDAAPQIRLSTSCQDVLVADGGEDGEGNGDGWLVKHRYVGHDGQ